Proteins encoded within one genomic window of Lactococcus garvieae:
- a CDS encoding ABC transporter ATP-binding protein: protein MPYIEIIEESKIYQSGGEKIYANDHVNFAIEKGELAVILGTSGAGKSTILNILGGMDSSDEGQVIIDGTNIAELSPKELITYRRRDVGFVFQFYNLINNLTTKENVELASEIVENAMDPVEVLKNVGLGHRLDNFPSQLSGGEQQRVAIARAIAKNPKILLCDEPTGALDYHTGKHVLKILQDMARVQGTTVIIVTHNAAISQIADRIIHVHDGSVKEIKMNEKPLDIETIEW, encoded by the coding sequence ATGCCCTACATCGAAATAATAGAAGAGTCAAAAATTTATCAATCTGGTGGAGAAAAGATATATGCAAATGATCACGTGAACTTTGCTATTGAAAAAGGTGAATTAGCAGTAATCCTAGGAACTTCCGGAGCAGGAAAGTCGACTATTTTGAATATCTTGGGTGGCATGGACTCCAGTGATGAGGGGCAAGTTATTATTGATGGAACAAATATTGCTGAGCTTTCACCAAAAGAGTTGATTACTTATCGCAGACGAGATGTAGGTTTTGTTTTTCAGTTTTATAATTTAATCAATAATCTAACGACAAAAGAAAATGTAGAACTGGCTTCAGAAATAGTTGAAAATGCAATGGATCCTGTGGAAGTTTTAAAAAATGTCGGCTTAGGACATCGTTTAGATAATTTCCCTTCACAGCTTTCAGGTGGGGAGCAGCAGCGTGTAGCAATAGCGCGTGCCATCGCTAAAAATCCTAAAATTCTTCTTTGCGATGAACCTACAGGTGCCCTTGATTATCACACAGGAAAACATGTTCTAAAAATCTTACAAGATATGGCACGTGTTCAGGGAACGACAGTAATCATCGTGACGCATAACGCGGCAATTAGCCAAATTGCCGATCGTATCATTCACGTCCACGACGGAAGTGTCAAAGAGATTAAAATGAATGAAAAGCCTTTGGATATTGAAACGATTGAGTGGTGA
- a CDS encoding nicotinate-nucleotide adenylyltransferase, translating to MEKVKKKKIGILGGNFNPVHFTHLMMADQVAQQLELDKVWLMPEALPPHVDEKTTISAKHRVNMLALAIAGNPRLSLELGEVERGGKSYTYDTMKLLTQQYPDTDFYFIIGSDMVDYLPKWYNIDLLIKMVHFVAIERSTTPCESAYPVQWLDLPLSSVSSTSLRNMFKSGIEPTYLMPQAVIEYIQKNKLYQD from the coding sequence ATGGAAAAAGTAAAAAAGAAGAAAATCGGTATCCTCGGCGGTAACTTTAACCCGGTCCATTTTACTCATCTTATGATGGCAGATCAAGTGGCACAACAGCTTGAATTAGACAAAGTCTGGCTTATGCCTGAAGCCTTGCCCCCGCATGTGGATGAAAAAACAACGATTTCAGCAAAACATCGTGTAAATATGCTCGCACTTGCAATCGCTGGAAATCCTCGCTTATCGCTTGAACTTGGAGAAGTTGAACGTGGAGGCAAGTCCTATACTTACGACACGATGAAACTTCTAACACAACAATATCCTGACACTGATTTTTATTTTATTATTGGAAGTGATATGGTCGACTATCTGCCTAAATGGTATAATATTGATTTATTGATTAAGATGGTCCACTTTGTTGCTATTGAGCGTTCAACGACACCGTGTGAAAGTGCTTATCCTGTCCAGTGGTTAGACTTGCCTCTTTCTTCAGTTTCAAGTACTTCCTTAAGAAATATGTTTAAATCTGGCATTGAGCCGACTTACCTCATGCCGCAAGCAGTTATTGAATATATTCAAAAAAATAAGCTTTATCAAGACTGA
- a CDS encoding nicotinate phosphoribosyltransferase, whose translation MSLYPDDSLTLHTDLYQINMMQTYWQLGRHNRNSVFEVFFRSMPFENGYAIFAGLERMVDYLKELRFTETDISYLRELDYPEDFLKYLAELRFTGTVRSVQEGELVFANEPLVQIEGPLAECQLIETAVLNIINFQTLIATKASRIKSVIGDDPLLEFGTRRAQEMDAAIWGTRAAYIGGADATSNVRAAKIFGIKPSGTHAHALVQSYGNDYEAFKAYAQTHKDCVFLVDTYDTLNIGVPSAIRVAREFGDKINFQGVRIDSGDMAYISKKVRKQLDEAGFTDAKIYASNDLDEATILNLKMQRAKIDVWGVGTKLITAYDQPALGAVYKLVSMEDDQGEMQDTIKLSSNAEKVSTPGKKQIWRITRESDGKSEGDYITFDDERPDQSDEIYMFHPVHTFINKNVRDFTAKPLLNEIFVNGQQVYTLPTLEEIKNFAEANLTELWDEYKRNLNPQPYPVDLSQELWNHKMRLISQVRTKVSGMKLD comes from the coding sequence ATGTCACTATATCCAGATGATAGTTTAACTTTACATACAGATCTTTATCAAATCAACATGATGCAGACCTACTGGCAGCTTGGTCGCCATAACCGAAATTCTGTTTTTGAAGTCTTTTTCCGCTCAATGCCTTTTGAAAATGGCTATGCTATTTTTGCTGGTCTGGAACGCATGGTAGACTACTTAAAGGAGTTGCGCTTTACAGAAACAGATATATCTTATCTTCGTGAACTTGATTATCCGGAAGACTTTTTGAAATACCTTGCTGAGCTACGTTTCACCGGAACAGTTCGCTCTGTTCAAGAAGGCGAGCTTGTTTTTGCGAATGAACCTCTGGTACAAATTGAAGGACCTTTGGCGGAATGTCAACTTATTGAGACAGCTGTACTCAATATTATTAATTTCCAAACTTTAATTGCAACAAAGGCTTCACGTATCAAATCAGTGATTGGCGATGACCCTTTGTTGGAGTTTGGGACACGACGGGCACAGGAAATGGATGCTGCCATCTGGGGGACACGGGCCGCTTATATTGGTGGTGCTGATGCGACAAGTAATGTTCGTGCCGCTAAAATTTTTGGGATTAAGCCAAGTGGTACACACGCGCATGCTTTAGTTCAAAGCTATGGGAATGATTATGAGGCCTTTAAAGCCTACGCACAGACACATAAAGATTGTGTTTTCCTTGTCGATACTTATGATACATTAAATATCGGAGTGCCATCTGCGATTCGCGTGGCGCGTGAGTTTGGTGATAAGATTAACTTCCAAGGTGTGCGTATCGACTCTGGCGACATGGCTTATATCTCGAAAAAAGTGCGTAAACAATTGGATGAAGCAGGATTTACGGATGCTAAGATCTATGCTTCTAACGACTTGGATGAAGCAACTATTTTGAATTTAAAGATGCAAAGAGCTAAGATTGATGTTTGGGGTGTGGGGACAAAACTCATCACAGCCTATGATCAGCCTGCCTTAGGTGCGGTGTATAAACTTGTTTCTATGGAAGATGATCAAGGTGAAATGCAAGACACAATCAAGCTGTCTAGCAATGCTGAAAAAGTTTCAACACCAGGCAAGAAACAAATTTGGCGCATCACAAGAGAAAGCGATGGTAAGTCAGAAGGAGATTACATTACTTTTGATGATGAAAGACCAGATCAGAGTGACGAAATCTATATGTTCCACCCTGTTCATACTTTTATCAATAAAAATGTACGTGATTTCACGGCAAAACCTTTACTCAATGAAATCTTTGTTAACGGTCAGCAAGTTTATACACTTCCTACTTTAGAAGAAATCAAAAATTTTGCTGAAGCGAACTTAACAGAGCTTTGGGATGAATACAAACGTAATCTCAATCCTCAGCCATATCCTGTTGATCTGTCACAAGAACTATGGAACCATAAGATGCGTCTGATTAGTCAAGTACGCACAAAAGTTTCTGGAATGAAATTGGATTGA
- the nadE gene encoding ammonia-dependent NAD(+) synthetase: MSLQEKIIKELGVKPNINAQEEIRKSVDFLKDYLKKYPFIKTYVLGISGGQDSTLAGRLGQIAIEEMRAETGDDAYTFVAIRLPYGVQADEEDAQRALKFIKPDKSLVVNIKDAVDAQVAALEATGVEISDFNKGNIKARQRMISQYGIAGGMQGAVLGTDHAAENITGFYTKYGDGGADLLPLFRLNKRQGKMLLAALGAVPALYEKVPTADLEDGKPGLADEVALGVTYDDIDNYTEGRSVSPEAKEKIENWYLKTEHKRHLPITVFDDFWK, encoded by the coding sequence ATGTCTTTACAAGAAAAAATTATCAAAGAATTAGGTGTTAAGCCAAATATAAATGCACAAGAAGAAATCCGCAAGTCGGTCGATTTTCTCAAAGATTATTTAAAAAAATATCCTTTTATAAAAACTTACGTTTTAGGTATTTCTGGCGGACAAGATTCGACATTAGCTGGACGTTTGGGACAAATTGCGATTGAAGAAATGCGTGCTGAGACAGGAGATGATGCATACACATTTGTGGCTATTCGCTTGCCTTATGGCGTTCAAGCTGATGAAGAAGATGCGCAAAGAGCACTCAAATTCATTAAGCCTGACAAAAGTTTAGTCGTAAATATTAAAGATGCTGTGGATGCCCAAGTTGCAGCATTAGAGGCAACTGGTGTGGAAATCTCTGATTTTAATAAGGGTAATATCAAAGCGCGTCAACGTATGATTAGCCAATATGGCATCGCTGGTGGTATGCAGGGCGCTGTATTGGGTACAGACCATGCTGCAGAAAATATCACTGGCTTTTATACGAAATATGGTGATGGCGGCGCAGACCTTCTTCCCCTTTTCCGTCTAAATAAACGTCAAGGGAAGATGCTTCTGGCAGCTTTAGGAGCGGTTCCTGCTCTTTATGAAAAAGTGCCAACAGCGGATTTAGAAGACGGTAAGCCTGGCTTAGCAGACGAAGTTGCTTTAGGTGTAACTTATGATGATATTGACAACTATACAGAAGGCCGTTCTGTTTCTCCTGAAGCTAAGGAAAAAATTGAAAACTGGTATCTTAAGACTGAACATAAACGTCACCTGCCGATTACCGTTTTTGATGATTTTTGGAAATAA
- the gatD gene encoding lipid II isoglutaminyl synthase subunit GatD, whose protein sequence is MVYTSLISNLENPKYELRVAHLYGDLMNTYGDNGNILMLKYVGEKLGAEMTFDIVSLEDKFDQDLYDLVFWGGGQDYEQEIIADSFKNLTEPLKSYIEAEKPMLAICGGYQMLGQYYINAAGNKIDCTGILPHYTKNLGNDRFIGDIQIHNEEFGETYYGFENHSGITYLGAGEKALGKVIYGGGNNLEDDTEGLHYKNTFGTYFHGPILSRNARLAYRLVTTALYQKYGQELELPAFEDILAHEEKGQQVADLKRKIDKYEH, encoded by the coding sequence ATGGTTTATACTTCTTTAATTTCAAATTTAGAAAACCCTAAATATGAACTCCGTGTTGCCCATCTCTATGGGGATTTAATGAACACCTACGGTGACAACGGCAATATCCTCATGTTAAAATATGTCGGCGAGAAATTAGGCGCTGAAATGACTTTTGATATTGTCTCTTTAGAAGATAAGTTTGATCAAGATCTTTATGATTTGGTCTTCTGGGGAGGTGGACAAGACTATGAGCAAGAAATTATTGCAGACAGTTTTAAAAATCTAACTGAACCACTCAAATCTTATATTGAAGCGGAAAAACCAATGCTTGCTATCTGTGGTGGCTACCAAATGCTCGGCCAATACTACATCAATGCTGCAGGCAATAAAATTGATTGTACTGGAATTTTGCCTCATTATACGAAAAATCTCGGCAACGATCGTTTTATTGGTGATATCCAAATCCACAATGAAGAATTTGGTGAAACATACTATGGTTTTGAAAACCATTCGGGAATCACTTATCTTGGGGCAGGCGAAAAAGCTTTAGGCAAAGTCATTTACGGTGGTGGAAACAATCTAGAAGATGACACTGAAGGCCTCCACTATAAAAATACTTTTGGAACATACTTCCATGGCCCTATTCTTTCTCGTAACGCGCGCTTGGCATATCGTTTGGTAACCACTGCCTTGTATCAAAAATATGGTCAAGAATTGGAACTTCCAGCTTTTGAAGATATTTTAGCACACGAGGAAAAAGGACAACAAGTCGCGGACCTCAAACGTAAGATTGACAAGTACGAACATTGA
- a CDS encoding GNAT family N-acetyltransferase: protein MRIKNIELAHAEAFGQLQKEIYQENNFMLIEPDEQKTKLHELANQIASADFMIGADNDKGELVAYLAAYRGAYRRVQHRVSLVIAVRKSYRRQGIASQLFAELEEWARKNQITRLELTVAMNNSAAISCYKTNGFIIEGVRSQSLKINDELVDEFYMAKILE, encoded by the coding sequence ATGAGAATAAAAAATATAGAGCTAGCCCATGCGGAAGCTTTTGGGCAATTACAAAAAGAAATTTATCAAGAAAATAACTTTATGCTAATTGAGCCCGATGAGCAGAAGACAAAACTGCACGAGTTAGCAAATCAGATTGCTTCAGCAGACTTCATGATAGGCGCTGATAATGACAAGGGAGAATTAGTTGCATATCTTGCTGCTTATCGTGGCGCTTATCGGCGAGTTCAGCATAGAGTGTCACTTGTTATTGCGGTGCGCAAGTCTTATCGCCGTCAGGGTATTGCCAGCCAGCTCTTTGCTGAATTAGAAGAATGGGCAAGAAAAAACCAAATTACGCGTTTAGAACTCACGGTTGCAATGAACAACAGTGCAGCTATCTCTTGTTATAAAACGAATGGTTTTATTATTGAAGGAGTTCGGAGCCAGTCTCTCAAAATCAATGATGAGTTGGTTGATGAATTTTACATGGCTAAAATATTGGAGTGA
- the murT gene encoding lipid II isoglutaminyl synthase subunit MurT, producing the protein MTMKTSFATLAGKSSRLVLEKIFKRGSTLPGKIALKFDPEILATLTKDYEIIVITGTNGKTLTTALTVGILEKAFGKVVTNTSGANMITGITATFLTAPKVKKGKKGFAVLEIDEASLPKITEYIKPSLFVFTNIFRDQMDRYGEIYTTYDFIVKGAANAPEATVMLNGDSPLFHSRQLVNPVKYYGFDHESHAPERAHYNTEGVVCPACQHILDYKLNTYANLGDYICQNCGFKRPELDYRLSELTEITNTSSQFVIDNNSYKINVGGLYNIYNALAAVSVAEFYGVPAETIKAGFEQSKAVFGRQETFKIGEKSATIVLIKNPVGANQALEMMKLAEYPFTLVSLLNANYADGIDTSWIWDANFELVHDMDIDQIFVGGVRHSEMARRYRVSGFEESKIHELDSLNKILDAIKNQADEHIYILATYTAMLEMRELLAQNNLIGKEMY; encoded by the coding sequence ATGACTATGAAAACTTCATTCGCAACTTTGGCAGGAAAGAGTTCACGCTTGGTTTTAGAAAAAATCTTTAAGCGTGGAAGTACCCTACCTGGTAAGATTGCTTTAAAATTTGACCCTGAAATCTTAGCTACTTTAACTAAAGATTATGAAATTATCGTTATCACAGGAACAAATGGTAAAACATTGACTACTGCTCTGACTGTCGGAATCTTGGAAAAAGCTTTTGGCAAGGTTGTAACGAACACTTCGGGTGCCAATATGATTACAGGGATTACCGCTACTTTCCTGACTGCTCCTAAGGTTAAAAAAGGAAAGAAAGGTTTTGCTGTTCTTGAGATTGATGAGGCTTCATTGCCCAAAATAACCGAATATATCAAGCCTTCGCTTTTTGTTTTCACAAATATCTTTCGAGATCAGATGGATCGCTATGGTGAGATTTATACAACCTATGACTTTATCGTTAAAGGCGCTGCTAATGCACCCGAAGCGACTGTCATGCTCAATGGCGATAGTCCCCTCTTCCATTCCCGTCAGTTAGTAAATCCAGTTAAATATTATGGTTTTGATCATGAAAGCCACGCACCTGAGCGTGCACATTATAATACTGAAGGTGTCGTGTGTCCTGCATGTCAACATATCTTAGACTACAAACTCAATACTTATGCTAATCTGGGGGATTATATCTGTCAAAACTGTGGCTTTAAACGTCCAGAGTTAGACTATCGTTTATCAGAACTCACGGAGATTACGAATACTTCTTCTCAGTTTGTGATTGACAATAATTCATATAAGATTAATGTTGGTGGACTTTACAATATTTACAATGCTCTAGCTGCAGTTTCTGTTGCTGAATTTTATGGCGTACCTGCGGAAACCATCAAGGCAGGGTTTGAGCAGTCAAAAGCTGTCTTTGGACGTCAAGAGACATTCAAAATAGGTGAAAAATCAGCTACAATCGTTTTGATTAAAAATCCAGTGGGAGCCAATCAAGCTCTCGAAATGATGAAACTGGCTGAATATCCCTTTACTTTAGTCAGTCTCCTGAATGCCAACTATGCGGATGGTATCGATACAAGTTGGATTTGGGATGCTAACTTTGAGTTAGTACATGACATGGATATTGATCAAATCTTTGTCGGAGGCGTACGTCATAGTGAAATGGCTAGACGTTATCGTGTATCTGGCTTTGAGGAAAGTAAGATTCATGAATTAGACTCTCTCAATAAAATTCTTGACGCCATTAAGAACCAAGCAGATGAGCATATCTATATCCTTGCAACCTATACTGCTATGCTCGAAATGCGTGAATTACTCGCCCAAAATAATCTGATTGGAAAGGAGATGTACTAA